Proteins encoded within one genomic window of Camelina sativa cultivar DH55 chromosome 19, Cs, whole genome shotgun sequence:
- the LOC104766515 gene encoding uncharacterized protein LOC104766515 isoform X1, protein MASHFFTPSPTPTATGDAVYVATVPLKASPGPPQLIMSMAYSLNLWKLQHFMVLIKPSSPIPQEVIVFDFQPRNPESIEAAISVLSGNLIPGVVLARRLKNVPRQRCWMVGSSKGNAMEMAIEFNNSWETDLRVGFHDCRHYTNELVQHLTGEIQILERLPRS, encoded by the exons aTGGCCTCTCACTTCTTCACACCGTCACCAACACCAACCGCCACAGGTGACGCCGTTTATGTAGCGACGGTGCCGCTTAAAGCGTCCCCTGGCCCACCTCAGCTTATTATGTCTATGGCTTACTCACTTAACCTCTGGAAACTACAGCATTTCATGGTCCTCATCAAACCTTCTTCTCCTATTCCTCAGGAG gtaattgtgtttgattttcAGCCACGTAATCCAGAGAGCATAGAAGCAGCAATCTCAGTTTTGTCAGGAAATTTGATTCCAG GTGTAGTTCTTGCAAGAAGGCTGAAGAATGTTCCAAGGCAAAGATGTTGGATGGTTGGATCATCTAAAGGGAATGCTATGGAAATGGCGATTGAGTTTAATAACTCATGGGAGACTGATCTTAGAGTTGGCTTTCATGACTGCCGTCATTATACTAATG AACTTGTCCAACATCTTACCGGCGAAATACAAATCTTGGAGCGACTTCCACGAAGCTAA
- the LOC104766515 gene encoding uncharacterized protein LOC104766515 isoform X2: protein MASHFFTPSPTPTATGDAVYVATVPLKASPGPPQLIMSMAYSLNLWKLQHFMVLIKPSSPIPQEVIVFDFQPRNPESIEAAISVLSGNLIPGSDSQTMISNV, encoded by the exons aTGGCCTCTCACTTCTTCACACCGTCACCAACACCAACCGCCACAGGTGACGCCGTTTATGTAGCGACGGTGCCGCTTAAAGCGTCCCCTGGCCCACCTCAGCTTATTATGTCTATGGCTTACTCACTTAACCTCTGGAAACTACAGCATTTCATGGTCCTCATCAAACCTTCTTCTCCTATTCCTCAGGAG gtaattgtgtttgattttcAGCCACGTAATCCAGAGAGCATAGAAGCAGCAATCTCAGTTTTGTCAGGAAATTTGATTCCAGGTTCTGATTCCCAGACAATGATATCGAAT GTGTAG
- the LOC109130849 gene encoding uncharacterized protein LOC109130849, whose translation MGSVPKAKPQVLTSLLFRQNSFALSKYQNKSLNKKQDLLKMLKLLRNLRKSPRVADESALPPTAVDGDYGGEDGSNNGMMMKFPLSIMSCFAVPRVSKTDGVWVSGDYGRVSSEVNHLMVCDGMRYALLM comes from the exons ATGGGGTCAGTTCCTAAAGCGAAGCCCCAAGTTT TaacctctcttctctttcgtCAAAACTCATTTGCTCTCTCCAAgtaccaaaacaaaagtttgaacAAGAAGCAAGACTTATTAAAGATGCTCAAGTTGTTGCGAAATCTTCGAAAAAGTCCGCGTGTGGCGGATGAAAGCGCGTTACCTCCCACGGCGGTTGACGGCGATTACGGGGGAGAAGACGGGAGTAATAACGGCATGATGATGAAGTTCCCGTTGTCGATCATGTCATGTTTTGCGGTTCCACGTGTGAGCAAGACAGATGGTGTGTGGGTTTCGGGAGATTACGGTAGGGTCTCGTCGGAGGTTAACCATCTCATGGTTTGTGATGGCATGAGATACGCTCTCTtaatgtaa
- the LOC104766516 gene encoding putative F-box protein At2g04810: protein MGNGVMRKEKKRPRVSRYADWSNLYPDVLRKIFETLRNPVDSHRAKRVCSNWYSVWKTCANKPPCPRRIIHLGDSPTVEESIVKLGGLTHNSYCMASFGNWLLMVDLGLHFYILNFSTRRRINLPSMHSPIRGGKVTFTPGSGYLLGPNSRKDFVPCDFDAVEWKNNSVAALWIDETTGDYVVAWTFKQHYLFTCTKGDSSWCNLNHDGRSMVLFDMACKNNKLYLYTASHHIRIFDFYEYYPTAENFSNQYWKHPFDFVEQEWEYVWKRKIAIRESGEVLIILSLKKVLYEETLLFYIFKMNLESFKWERVYSIGDEMLRFGHGVTIAPSLEDLGCGTKGDSIYFVDNDVWPDHQDHDHRVSNCGVFDIATCRVEWPKKLYVSINKTQWFVGGVAY from the coding sequence ATGGGGAACGGCGTGatgagaaaggagaagaagagaccaaGAGTTTCTAGATATGCCGATTGGTCCAACCTTTACCCCGATGTTTTGCGCAAGATCTTCGAAACCTTAAGGAACCCTGTTGATTCACACCGAGCAAAAAGAGTTTGTTCGAATTGGTACTCAGTGTGGAAAACATGCGCGAACAAGCCCCCGTGTCCAAGGCGGATCATACACCTAGGTGATTCCCCCACCGTAGAAGAAAGCATAGTAAAACTCGGAGGGCTCACCCACAATAGCTATTGTATGGCTAGCTTCGGAAACTGGCTCCTCATGGTTGATCTTGGTCTccatttctatattttgaacTTTTCAACGCGGAGAAGGATCAATCTTCCATCAATGCACTCACCAATACGTGGCGGGAAAGTAACCTTCACACCAGGATCGGGGTACTTATTGGGGCCTAATTCACGTAAGGATTTTGTGCCGTGTGACTTTGACGCCGTTGAATGGAAAAACAACTCGGTAGCTGCTCTGTGGATTGACGAGACAACGGGTGATTATGTCGTTGCTTGGACTTTCAAACAGCATTACTTGTTCACATGCACGAAAGGAGATAGTTCGTGGTGTAATCTGAATCACGATGGGAGAAGTATGGTTTTGTTTGACATGGCTTGTAAGAACAATAAGCTTTATCTTTACACAGCTAGTCATCACATCAGGATTTTCGATTTCTATGAATATTATCCCACAGCGGAAAATTTCTCAAACCAGTATTGGAAACATCCGTTTGACTTCGTTGAGCAAGAGTGGGAATACGTTTGGAAGAGGAAAATAGCGATTCGTGAATCAGGTGAGGTTCTGATCATCTTGAGCCTTAAAAAAGTGTTGTATGAAGAGAcacttttgttttacatcttTAAGATGAATCTTGAGAGTTTCAAATGGGAAAGAGTTTATTCTATTGGAGATGAGATGTTGAGGTTTGGTCATGGGGTTACCATAGCTCCTTCTCTTGAAGATTTGGGTTGTGGAACCAAGGGTGATTCTATCTATTTCGTCGACAATGACGTTTGGCCAGATCATCAAGATCACGATCATCGTGTTTCCAACTGCGGTGTCTTTGATATTGCCACATGTAGAGTAGAATGGCCTAAGAAATTATATGTTTCCATAAATAAAACTCAGTGGTTTGTTGGGGGAGTTGCTTATTAG
- the LOC104766518 gene encoding threonine--tRNA ligase, chloroplastic/mitochondrial 2: protein MASSHSLLFSSSFLSKPSSFTSSLKRFVYVPTRRFWPRQRHGFSTVFAVATEPAISSTGPKKTEPATVPLPSNESSDKLLKIRHTCAHVMAMAVQKLFPDAKVTIGPWIDNGFYYDFDMEPLTDKDLKRIKKEMDRIISRNLPLLREEVSREEAQKRIMAINEPYKMEILEGIKEEPITVYHIGNEWWDLCAGPHVETTGRINKKAVELESVAGAYWRGDEKRQMLQRIYGTAWESEEQLKAYLHFKEEAKRRDHRRIGQDLDLFSIQDEAGGGLVFWHPKGAIVRNIIEESWKKMHVEHGYDLIYTPHVAKADLWKISGHLDFYRENMYDQMEIEDELYQLRPMNCPYHILLYQRKRQSYRDLPIRVAELGTVYRYELSGSLHGLFRVRGFTQDDAHIFCLEDQIKDEIRGVLDLTEEILSRFGFNKYEVNLSTRPEKSVGGDDIWEKATCALRDALDDKGWSYEVDEGGGAFYGPKIDLKIEDALGRKWQCSTIQVDFNLPQRFDITYVDTNSDKKRPIMIHRAVLGSLERFFGVLIEHYAGDFPLWLSPVQVRVLPVTDNQLEFCKEVSKKLRACGVRAELCHGERLPKLIRNAETQKIPLMAVVGPKEVETGTVTVRSRFGGELGTIPVDDFINKINIAVETRTAL from the exons ATGGcctcttctcattctcttctcttctcttcctccttcctcTCCAAACCCtcttctttcacttcttctcttAAACGGTTCGTTTACGTTCCCACTCGGCGATTCTGGCCAAGACAGCGACATGGGTTCTCCACCGTCTTCGCCGTCGCCACCGAGCCGGCTATCTCCAGCACCGGAcctaaaaaaacagaaccagcAACGGTCCCGCTTCCTAGCAACGAATCATCCGATAAGCTACTCAAGATTCGCCACACG TGTGCACATGTGATGGCTATGGCAGTTCAGAAACTCTTCCCTGATGCCAAAGTGACTATAGGTCCATGGATTGATAACGGTTTCTACTACGATTTTGATATGGAGCCTCTAACAGACAAAGACCTCAAGAGGATCAAGAAAGAGAtg GATCGTATTATTAGTCGGAATTTACCTCTTTTAAGAGAAGAAGTTTCTAGAGAAGAAGCGCAGAAAAGGATCATGGCGATAAACGAGCCTTATAAGATGGAGATTTTAGAGGGTATTAAGGAAGAACCTATTACAGTTTATCATATTG GTAATGAATGGTGGGATCTTTGTGCTGGTCCTCATGTCGAGACCACAGGGAGGATAAACAAGAAAGCTGTCGAACTAGAATCTGTTGCTGGTGCTTACTGGAGAGGAGATGAGAAGAGGCAAATGCTTCAGAGGATCTATGGAACTGCTTGGGAGAGTGAAGAACAACTAAAAGCATATCTTCATtttaaagaagaagctaaacgCCGAGATCATAGACGCATTGGCCAAGACCTCGATCTGTTTTCCATCCAG GATGAAGCTGGAGGAGGATTAGTGTTTTGGCATCCGAAAGGTGCGATTGTTAGAAACATTATCGAAGAATCTTGGAAGAAGATGCATGTTGAACATGGTTATGATTTGATCTATACCCCTCATGTCGCCAAAGCTGATCTGTGGAAGATCAGTGGTCACTTGGACTTCTACAGAGAGAATATGTATGATCAAATGGAGATCGAGGATGAGCTGTATCAACTCAGACCCATGAATTGCCCTTACCACATCTTGCTTTACCAAAGAAAGCGTCAATCATATAGAGATTTGCCCATCAGAGTTGCAGAACTTGGTACAGTTTACAGATACGAGTTGTCTGGTAGCTTACACGGCCTTTTCCGTGTCAGAGGGTTCACACAG GACGATGCACACATATTTTGTTTAGAGGATCAGATCAAAGATGAGATCAGAGGTGTTCTAGATCTCACAGAAGAGATATTGTCGAGGTTTGGGTTCAACAAGTATGAGGTTAACTTATCAACTAGACCTGAAAAATCAGTTGGAGGTGATGATATATGGGAAAAGGCAACGTGTGCCCTTAGGGATGCTTTAGATGATAAGGGATGGAGCTATGAGGTTGATGAAGGAGGTGGTGCCTTTTATGGCCCAAAGATCGACCTTAAGATTGAAGATGCATTAGGAAGAAAGTGGCAGTGCTCAACTATACAG GTCGACTTCAATCTTCCTCAGCGATTTGACATTACTTATGTAGACACAAACTCAGACAAGAAACGTCCTATAATGATCCACAGAGCGGTATTGGGATCGTTAGAAAGATTTTTCGGGGTTCTCATAGAACACTATGCAGGGGACTTTCCCCTATGGCTCTCTCCTGTGCAAGTCCGGGTTTTACCTGTCACAGACAATCAG TTGGAGTTCTGCAAGGAAGTGAGTAAGAAACTGAGAGCTTGTGGAGTGAGGGCAGAGTTGTGCCATGGGGAGAGATTGCCGAAACTCATAAGGAACGCAGAGACACAAAAGATCCCGTTAATGGCGGTTGTAGGACCTAAGGAAGTCGAGACTGGAACTGTTACCGTGAGATCGAGGTTTGGAGGAGAGCTTGGAACCATTCCTGTTGATGActtcatcaacaaaatcaacataGCAGTTGAAACCAGAACTGCTCTGTAA